In one window of Thiobacillus sp. DNA:
- a CDS encoding GGDEF domain-containing protein — MEATSPELIHEVLESIVLLTEQRDQRSLEHSLFHSLEEMLEGVECQVLEFRESGDFHVIHTTQEGHDLPDAILDMALDMAGMEETRNTQLGGMSFLLVNLTVHDLTARRVLVLWRTTWDDTDTRLALGMVRVYMNFTRLLFDSEKDTLTGLYNRKRLERRLAEITTAHLNSRRQEDRTGRGEYLALLDLDRFKKVNDKHGHLIGDEVLIIFANILHQSLRESDMCFRYGGEEFLILLQDVTREHAQSALDRIRHNVESHGFPQVGKVTVSVGFSAIDCQLQPASLSIVEADRALYFAKAHGRNQVRDYQALVEAGLLNPPQQDGGMELF, encoded by the coding sequence ATGGAAGCCACCAGCCCGGAACTCATCCACGAGGTCCTGGAGTCCATCGTCCTGCTCACGGAGCAACGAGACCAGCGTTCCCTGGAACACAGCCTGTTCCATTCCCTGGAGGAAATGCTGGAGGGTGTGGAATGCCAGGTGCTGGAATTCCGGGAATCCGGCGATTTCCACGTCATCCACACCACCCAGGAAGGCCACGACCTGCCCGATGCCATCCTGGACATGGCTCTGGACATGGCGGGCATGGAAGAAACCCGCAACACCCAACTGGGCGGCATGTCCTTCCTGCTGGTCAATCTCACCGTGCACGACCTGACAGCCAGGCGTGTGCTGGTGCTGTGGCGGACCACCTGGGACGACACCGACACCCGCCTGGCCCTCGGCATGGTGCGGGTTTACATGAACTTCACCCGCCTGCTGTTCGACAGCGAGAAGGACACCCTCACCGGCCTTTACAACCGCAAGCGCCTGGAGCGACGCCTGGCGGAGATCACCACCGCCCACCTCAACAGCCGGCGCCAGGAAGACCGCACCGGCCGGGGGGAGTACCTGGCCCTGCTGGACCTGGACCGCTTCAAGAAGGTCAACGACAAGCACGGTCATCTCATCGGCGACGAGGTACTCATCATCTTCGCCAACATCCTGCACCAGAGCCTGCGGGAATCCGACATGTGCTTCCGCTACGGCGGCGAGGAATTCCTCATCCTGCTCCAGGACGTCACCCGGGAACACGCCCAGTCCGCTCTGGATCGCATCCGCCACAATGTGGAAAGCCATGGCTTTCCCCAGGTGGGCAAGGTCACCGTCAGCGTCGGTTTCAGTGCCATCGACTGCCAGTTGCAGCCGGCCAGCCTCAGCATCGTCGAGGCCGACCGGGCCCTCTATTTCGCCAAGGCCCACGGGCGCAACCAGGTGCGGGACTACCAAGCCCTGGTGGAAGCCGGGCTGCTCAACCCGCCCCAGCAGGATGGGGGAATGGAGCTCTTCTAG
- a CDS encoding IS110 family transposase, whose protein sequence is MKASTTVAVDLAKSIFQLAVADAQWKVVESHRLTRAQFERWFDNRDIDTVIMEACGSAHYWGRRLAGLGIRVLLLPAAYVRAYVKRNKTDAADARALLEAARASDIVPVRIKSEEQQALQGLHRIRSLWMSTRTARINALRGFCREFGLVIPQGARTGVEAISRALADPEVRIPGLIRGAMNRLIEEIRLLEQRIAQMERELTDAARHSPACAHLLTVPGIGLLTATAMVAATGGSVAHFKDARHFASWFGLTPREFSSGNSRTLGRISKKGDRYLRMLLTHGARAVLRAAYVARQANRSLDGLRTWALEVQARANHNKAACALANKLARICFAVLRDAAPYGQPVSRPNKKIERTAFAIAQ, encoded by the coding sequence ATGAAAGCTAGTACAACCGTAGCCGTTGATCTGGCCAAATCCATTTTCCAACTCGCCGTCGCCGATGCGCAGTGGAAGGTAGTCGAATCCCACCGCCTCACCCGCGCCCAGTTTGAGCGCTGGTTCGACAACCGCGATATCGACACCGTGATCATGGAAGCCTGCGGTTCCGCCCACTACTGGGGCCGGCGCCTGGCCGGCCTGGGCATCCGGGTCCTGCTTTTGCCCGCCGCCTATGTCCGCGCCTACGTGAAGCGCAACAAGACTGACGCCGCCGATGCCCGCGCCCTGCTTGAAGCGGCTCGCGCGTCCGACATCGTGCCCGTGCGGATCAAGTCGGAAGAGCAGCAGGCCTTGCAAGGCCTGCACCGCATCCGTTCCCTCTGGATGAGCACGCGAACCGCCCGCATCAACGCCTTGCGCGGTTTCTGCCGGGAATTCGGCTTGGTCATTCCACAGGGGGCGCGCACCGGCGTCGAGGCAATCAGCCGGGCATTGGCCGATCCCGAGGTGCGTATCCCCGGGCTGATCCGGGGCGCCATGAACCGGCTCATCGAGGAAATACGCCTTTTGGAACAACGCATCGCCCAAATGGAACGGGAACTGACCGATGCCGCCCGTCACAGTCCGGCCTGTGCCCACCTGCTCACCGTGCCGGGTATTGGCCTGCTCACCGCCACGGCGATGGTCGCCGCCACCGGCGGCTCGGTGGCCCACTTCAAGGATGCCCGCCACTTCGCGTCCTGGTTCGGTCTCACGCCGAGGGAATTCTCGTCCGGCAACAGCCGGACCCTGGGGCGCATCTCGAAGAAGGGCGACCGTTACCTGAGGATGCTGTTGACCCACGGGGCGAGAGCCGTGCTGCGCGCGGCCTACGTGGCCCGACAGGCGAACCGGAGCCTGGATGGCCTGCGCACCTGGGCGCTTGAGGTGCAGGCACGGGCCAACCACAACAAGGCGGCCTGCGCCCTGGCCAACAAGCTGGCGCGCATCTGCTTTGCCGTGCTCCGGGATGCCGCGCCCTACGGCCAGCCGGTCAGCCGGCCGAACAAGAAGATCGAACGCACCGCGTTCGCCATCGCCCAATAG
- the purL gene encoding phosphoribosylformylglycinamidine synthase — MSRVDSRVLFLSGAPAYSDFRITKLLEALKPRGVKGLEARFRYFVELGDDLAEADLAFLCELLHAEAHTPEKPAILVTPRLGTVSPWSSKATDIVANCGLTAISRIERGVSWTITARKGRTLDLDAVLPALHDRMTESVLLDEVEAQKLFHHVEAPPFKTVDVLKGGVKAGTGLGKKALEKANRDWGLALSPDEIDYLVENFTKAGRNPTDVELMMFAQANSEHCRHKIFNADWVIDGKKQDESLFGMIRHTHKLRPQGTLSAYTDNASVIEGATIGRFYQDEKGVYGYHTEPTHILMKVETHNHPTAISPFPGAATGSGGEIRDEGATGQGSKPKAGLCGFTVSNLRIPGAEQPWEKDHGKPDRIVSALDIMIEGPLGAAAFNNEFGRPNLTGYFRTFEMDTPDGQVRGYHKPIMLAGGVGNIREDHIHKLDFKPGTLLIQLGGPGLLIGLGGGAASSMGAGTNAEALDFDSVQRGNPEIQRRAQEVIDRCWQLGEANPILSVHDVGAGGISNAMPELAHGAGLGATFQLRDVPSLEPGMSPREIWSNEAQERYVLAIGPESLDLFKAICERERCPFAVVGKATRKNQLVVEDRLFKNKPVDMPMDVLLGKPPKMTRNVKHVASVLKPFTAEGLDLVEAAYRVLRHPTVANKTFLITIGDRTVGGYTARDQFVGPWQMPVADVAVTTLGYDTNLGEAMALGERTPIALIDGPASGRMAIGESITNLAAANVNDIGDIRLSANWMCAAGHPGEDAALYDTVQAVGKELCPALGISIPVGKDSMSMASRWEENGEKKAVVAPLSLIVTAFAPVTDARRTLTPQLRTDCGDTDLILLDLGRGHNRLGGSILGQVYGELGDSCPDVVDPERLKRFFALIQKLNREGKLLAYHDRADGGLFATVAEMAFAGRCGVDLDVDELRYHRLHDDIMEDVEDAPDPHEPYTSRLFGILFNEELGAVIQVRRKDTGDIINAFIDADLRDEFYIIGQPNKKDRLRIKREGKAVFDEKREALLAAWSETTWRMQRLRDNPACADEEFKGLTDKKNPGLHARLTFDPNENVAAPFVKSKRTQPKVAILREQGVNGQVEMAAAFHRAGFTPVDVHMSDILSGREKLKGFKGLAACGGFSYGDVLGAGGGWAASILHNQRARDEFEAFFQREDSFALGVCNGCQMMSRLKGIIPGAQHWPRFERNLSEQFEARFVMVEVPESPSILFDGMAGSRMPIVVAHGEGRAVFDSKTQRQAAQDCLRYVDNRGRKTEAYPLNPNGSPKGITGLTTPDGRFTIMMPHPERVFRAVQHSWRPDDWNANAWQEDGPWLRLFRNARKWVG, encoded by the coding sequence ATGTCCCGTGTTGACTCCCGCGTTCTGTTTCTTTCCGGCGCACCCGCATATTCCGATTTCCGCATCACCAAGCTGCTGGAGGCCCTGAAGCCCCGGGGCGTAAAGGGCCTGGAGGCCCGGTTCCGCTATTTCGTGGAGCTTGGCGATGATCTGGCAGAAGCAGATCTGGCCTTCCTGTGCGAACTGCTCCACGCCGAGGCCCACACGCCCGAGAAACCCGCCATCCTGGTGACTCCCCGCCTGGGCACCGTGTCCCCCTGGTCCTCCAAGGCCACGGACATCGTCGCCAACTGCGGCCTCACCGCCATCAGCCGCATCGAGCGGGGCGTGAGCTGGACCATCACCGCCAGGAAGGGCAGGACCCTGGACCTGGATGCCGTGCTGCCCGCCCTCCACGACCGCATGACCGAGAGCGTGCTGCTGGACGAGGTCGAGGCGCAGAAGCTGTTCCACCACGTGGAAGCGCCCCCCTTCAAGACCGTGGATGTGCTCAAGGGCGGTGTCAAGGCGGGCACGGGTTTGGGTAAAAAAGCACTGGAAAAGGCCAACAGGGACTGGGGCCTGGCCCTGTCCCCCGACGAGATCGACTACCTGGTGGAGAACTTCACCAAGGCCGGGCGCAATCCCACGGACGTGGAACTGATGATGTTCGCCCAGGCCAATTCGGAGCACTGCCGCCACAAGATTTTCAACGCCGACTGGGTCATCGACGGCAAGAAGCAGGACGAGTCCCTGTTCGGCATGATCCGCCACACCCACAAGCTGCGTCCGCAAGGCACCCTGTCCGCCTACACCGACAACGCCTCGGTGATCGAGGGGGCCACCATCGGCCGCTTCTACCAGGACGAAAAGGGCGTGTACGGCTACCACACCGAGCCCACCCACATCCTCATGAAGGTGGAAACGCACAACCACCCCACCGCCATCTCTCCCTTCCCGGGCGCGGCCACGGGTTCCGGCGGCGAGATTCGGGACGAGGGCGCCACGGGCCAGGGTTCCAAGCCCAAGGCCGGGCTATGTGGATTTACGGTGTCCAACCTGCGCATCCCCGGCGCCGAGCAGCCCTGGGAGAAGGACCACGGCAAGCCCGACCGCATCGTCTCCGCCCTGGACATCATGATCGAGGGCCCCCTGGGCGCCGCCGCCTTCAACAACGAATTCGGCCGGCCCAACCTCACCGGCTACTTCCGCACGTTCGAGATGGACACCCCCGATGGCCAGGTGCGGGGCTACCACAAGCCCATCATGCTGGCGGGCGGCGTGGGCAACATCCGCGAAGATCACATCCACAAGCTGGACTTCAAGCCCGGCACCCTGCTGATCCAGTTGGGCGGCCCTGGCCTGCTCATCGGCCTGGGGGGCGGCGCCGCCTCCAGCATGGGGGCCGGCACCAATGCCGAGGCCCTGGACTTCGATTCCGTGCAGCGGGGCAACCCGGAAATCCAGCGCCGCGCCCAGGAGGTCATCGACCGTTGCTGGCAGCTGGGCGAGGCCAACCCCATCCTCTCCGTCCATGACGTGGGGGCCGGCGGCATCTCCAACGCCATGCCGGAACTGGCCCACGGCGCGGGCCTGGGCGCCACCTTCCAGCTGCGGGACGTGCCCAGCCTGGAACCTGGCATGTCGCCCCGGGAGATCTGGAGCAACGAGGCCCAGGAACGCTACGTGTTGGCCATCGGCCCCGAATCTCTGGACTTGTTCAAGGCGATCTGCGAGCGGGAGCGCTGCCCCTTCGCAGTGGTGGGCAAGGCGACGCGGAAGAACCAGCTGGTCGTCGAGGACCGGCTGTTCAAGAACAAGCCGGTGGACATGCCCATGGACGTGCTCCTGGGCAAGCCACCGAAGATGACTCGCAACGTGAAGCACGTGGCCTCCGTCCTCAAGCCCTTCACCGCCGAGGGCCTGGACCTGGTGGAGGCCGCCTACCGGGTGCTGCGCCATCCCACCGTGGCCAACAAGACCTTCCTCATCACCATCGGCGACCGCACCGTGGGCGGCTACACCGCCCGGGACCAGTTCGTGGGCCCCTGGCAGATGCCTGTGGCGGACGTGGCCGTCACCACCCTGGGCTATGACACCAACCTGGGCGAGGCCATGGCCCTGGGGGAACGCACTCCCATCGCCCTCATCGACGGTCCCGCGTCGGGCCGCATGGCCATCGGCGAGTCCATCACCAACCTGGCGGCGGCCAACGTCAACGACATCGGCGACATCCGCCTGTCCGCCAACTGGATGTGCGCCGCCGGCCACCCGGGCGAGGACGCGGCCCTGTACGACACCGTGCAGGCCGTGGGCAAGGAGCTTTGCCCGGCCCTGGGGATCAGCATTCCCGTGGGCAAGGACTCCATGTCCATGGCCAGTCGCTGGGAAGAGAACGGTGAGAAGAAGGCTGTGGTGGCGCCCCTGTCGCTGATCGTCACCGCCTTCGCGCCAGTGACGGACGCCCGCCGCACCCTCACACCCCAACTGCGCACCGACTGCGGCGACACGGACCTGATCCTGCTGGACCTGGGCCGGGGCCACAACCGCCTGGGCGGCTCCATCCTGGGCCAGGTCTACGGCGAGCTGGGGGACAGTTGCCCCGACGTGGTGGACCCGGAACGCCTGAAGCGCTTCTTCGCCCTCATCCAGAAGCTGAACAGGGAAGGCAAGCTGCTGGCCTACCACGACCGGGCTGACGGCGGCCTGTTCGCCACCGTGGCGGAAATGGCCTTCGCCGGCCGCTGCGGCGTGGACCTGGACGTGGACGAGCTGCGCTACCACCGCCTCCACGACGACATCATGGAAGACGTGGAAGACGCCCCCGACCCCCACGAGCCCTACACCAGCCGTTTGTTCGGCATCCTGTTCAACGAGGAACTGGGTGCCGTGATCCAGGTGCGCAGGAAGGACACGGGCGACATCATCAACGCCTTCATCGACGCCGACCTGCGGGACGAGTTCTACATCATCGGCCAGCCCAACAAGAAGGACCGCCTGCGCATCAAGCGGGAAGGCAAGGCCGTGTTCGACGAGAAGCGGGAAGCCCTGCTGGCTGCCTGGTCCGAAACCACCTGGCGCATGCAGCGCCTGCGGGACAACCCCGCCTGCGCCGACGAGGAATTCAAGGGTCTCACCGACAAGAAGAACCCGGGCCTCCACGCCAGGCTGACTTTTGACCCCAACGAAAATGTCGCGGCTCCTTTCGTGAAGTCCAAGCGCACCCAGCCCAAGGTGGCCATCCTGCGGGAGCAGGGCGTCAACGGCCAGGTGGAAATGGCCGCCGCCTTCCACCGGGCCGGCTTCACCCCCGTGGACGTGCACATGAGCGACATCCTTTCCGGCCGGGAGAAGCTCAAAGGCTTCAAGGGCCTGGCCGCCTGCGGCGGGTTCTCCTACGGCGACGTGCTGGGGGCGGGGGGCGGCTGGGCCGCATCCATCCTCCACAACCAGCGCGCCCGGGACGAGTTCGAGGCCTTCTTCCAGCGGGAAGACAGCTTCGCACTGGGCGTCTGCAACGGCTGCCAGATGATGAGCCGCCTCAAGGGCATCATTCCCGGCGCCCAGCATTGGCCGAGGTTTGAACGGAATCTGTCGGAGCAGTTCGAGGCTCGCTTCGTCATGGTGGAGGTGCCCGAGTCACCTTCCATCCTGTTCGACGGCATGGCTGGCTCCCGCATGCCCATCGTCGTGGCCCATGGCGAGGGCAGGGCGGTATTCGACAGCAAGACGCAACGCCAGGCCGCCCAGGACTGCCTGCGCTACGTGGACAACCGGGGCAGGAAGACCGAGGCCTACCCCCTCAACCCCAACGGCTCCCCCAAGGGCATCACCGGCCTCACCACTCCCGATGGCCGCTTCACCATCATGATGCCCCACCCGGAGCGGGTCTTCCGCGCCGTGCAGCATTCCTGGCGACCCGACGACTGGAACGCAAATGCATGGCAGGAGGACGGTCCCTGGCTGCGGCTGTTCCGCAATGCCCGGAAGTGGGTGGGGTGA
- a CDS encoding response regulator, whose protein sequence is MPPNDKSPNVLVVDDDTLMREVLKAILRDDGFTVVGEARDGQGALSQLGKLNPDVVCLDVNMPGMSGLDVLKAMQRAAPDTKVVMITGDASMATVREAVSFGAAGYIIKPFKAGRVGPAIRAALKGPGDSPFS, encoded by the coding sequence ATGCCGCCAAACGATAAATCACCGAATGTCCTTGTTGTTGATGACGACACCCTGATGCGGGAGGTATTGAAGGCCATCCTGCGGGATGACGGTTTCACTGTGGTGGGGGAGGCCCGGGATGGCCAGGGCGCCCTGAGCCAGTTGGGCAAGCTGAACCCGGACGTGGTGTGCCTGGACGTCAACATGCCTGGCATGTCCGGACTGGATGTGCTGAAGGCCATGCAGCGGGCCGCGCCGGACACCAAGGTGGTGATGATCACCGGCGATGCTTCCATGGCCACGGTGCGGGAAGCCGTTAGCTTCGGCGCCGCCGGCTACATCATCAAGCCCTTCAAGGCCGGGCGCGTGGGCCCCGCCATCCGGGCCGCCCTGAAGGGGCCGGGCGACTCGCCCTTCAGCTAA
- a CDS encoding NAD(P)H-hydrate dehydratase, which translates to MLKICHSTLPARLAPRKVVCNKGDFGAVGVVGGAAGTVGAALLAARAALLCGAGRVFAGLLDERVAVDAATPELMLTLPDQAMALPSPACLVAGPGLGQSGAARHWLEKALTVPQPLLLDADALNLLARDEALVASLAVRRAPTLITPHPGEAARLLRTTAAEVQANRHDALLALSQRCYASVVLKGPATLVLGEDGIPWRNTTGNPGMAAPGMGDVLCGIIAALAAQGMSLDHAAVVGVWLHGAAGDKAASQKRGPVGLTASEVAQAARDVLNASLA; encoded by the coding sequence ATGCTGAAAATATGCCATAGCACCCTTCCCGCCCGGCTAGCGCCCAGAAAGGTCGTCTGCAACAAGGGCGACTTCGGTGCCGTGGGCGTGGTGGGCGGTGCTGCCGGCACGGTGGGAGCCGCCCTGCTGGCCGCCCGGGCGGCCCTGCTGTGCGGTGCCGGAAGGGTCTTCGCGGGCCTGCTGGACGAACGGGTGGCGGTGGATGCCGCAACCCCGGAGCTCATGCTTACCCTGCCGGACCAGGCCATGGCTCTGCCGTCGCCCGCCTGCCTGGTGGCAGGCCCAGGCCTGGGCCAGTCCGGCGCCGCCCGCCACTGGCTGGAAAAGGCCCTGACCGTTCCCCAGCCCCTGCTTCTGGACGCGGACGCCCTGAACCTGCTGGCCCGGGACGAGGCCCTGGTGGCCTCCCTGGCCGTCCGCCGCGCCCCGACCCTGATCACCCCCCACCCCGGCGAGGCCGCGCGGCTATTACGCACCACGGCCGCCGAGGTGCAGGCAAACCGGCATGACGCCTTGCTGGCCCTTTCCCAGCGCTGTTACGCCAGCGTTGTGCTCAAGGGCCCTGCCACCCTGGTCCTGGGAGAGGACGGCATCCCCTGGCGAAATACCACGGGCAATCCCGGCATGGCGGCACCGGGCATGGGAGACGTGCTGTGCGGCATCATTGCAGCCCTGGCGGCCCAGGGCATGAGCCTGGACCACGCGGCGGTGGTGGGTGTCTGGTTGCATGGGGCGGCGGGAGACAAGGCCGCGTCCCAGAAGCGCGGGCCCGTGGGACTCACCGCGTCCGAGGTGGCCCAGGCGGCCCGGGACGTCCTCAACGCTTCCCTGGCCTGA
- a CDS encoding CYTH and CHAD domain-containing protein — translation MEVELKLSLDPVHATRLRHAPPLAGVKAATRHLHSVYLDTPAWDLVRRRIAFRVRKAGSQWLQTLKAEAPSVGALTRRPEWEVELARGHHDLALLPKEAISLLKGLDTDLIGPAFATDFRRTTWLVAHGGARMEVALDLGEIRGGEQVLPLSEVEIELKAGPREALFDLALALLDHVPLGVEPRSKAARGYALAGAVTPGPVKAVAPGLAPGMLAGQSWALLAEAALVQMVGNVPGFLVAPDETEYLHQLRIGLRRLRTMAGLAASLGRARPAWDKGLKDVMGDLNGARDWDVLLHETLPRLDATLQAPPLGRAMKLRLGREGQAARDAAQAAIASPVFARLVLEIGRDLLVPSPAAELMRTWAAACLETRWQGVLKRGRGFDGLDAAQRHRLRIAAKRLRYTADVLGSAFAGQRKFMDRLASLQEHLGALQDNVVASRMVSGLGTRSQAMRFDAGRLVGVLAGEREGRGQGGGKAWRALARSRPFWHAKTGKAGIRPGKR, via the coding sequence ATGGAAGTCGAACTCAAGCTTTCCCTGGACCCGGTCCACGCGACCAGGTTACGGCACGCCCCCCCGCTGGCCGGCGTCAAGGCCGCTACTCGCCACCTGCACAGCGTCTACCTGGACACGCCTGCCTGGGATCTGGTACGGCGGCGCATCGCCTTCCGGGTGCGCAAGGCGGGCAGCCAATGGCTGCAGACCCTCAAGGCGGAGGCTCCATCGGTGGGTGCCCTGACGCGGCGGCCCGAATGGGAAGTGGAACTGGCCCGGGGCCATCACGACCTGGCCCTCCTGCCGAAGGAGGCTATTTCCCTGCTGAAAGGCCTGGACACGGACCTCATCGGCCCGGCTTTCGCCACGGACTTTCGCCGCACCACATGGCTGGTGGCCCACGGCGGCGCGCGGATGGAAGTGGCTCTGGATTTGGGAGAGATCCGGGGCGGCGAGCAGGTCTTGCCCCTTAGCGAGGTGGAGATCGAATTGAAGGCCGGCCCCAGGGAGGCCTTGTTCGACCTGGCCCTGGCCCTGCTGGACCACGTACCCCTGGGTGTGGAGCCACGCAGCAAGGCGGCCCGGGGCTATGCCTTGGCTGGGGCCGTGACCCCCGGGCCTGTGAAGGCCGTCGCCCCCGGCCTGGCCCCGGGAATGCTGGCGGGCCAGTCCTGGGCGCTGCTGGCGGAGGCGGCCCTGGTGCAGATGGTGGGTAACGTGCCGGGTTTCCTCGTCGCGCCTGATGAGACCGAATACCTGCACCAGTTGCGCATCGGTCTGCGCCGCCTGCGCACCATGGCCGGCCTGGCCGCCAGCCTGGGCCGTGCAAGGCCCGCCTGGGACAAGGGCCTGAAGGACGTCATGGGGGACCTGAACGGCGCCCGGGACTGGGACGTGCTGCTGCACGAGACTCTGCCCCGGCTGGATGCCACCCTCCAGGCCCCCCCCCTGGGCCGGGCCATGAAGCTGCGGCTGGGCCGCGAGGGCCAGGCCGCCAGGGATGCGGCCCAGGCGGCTATCGCCAGCCCGGTCTTTGCACGACTGGTGCTGGAGATTGGCCGGGATCTGCTGGTTCCGTCTCCAGCCGCCGAGTTGATGCGCACCTGGGCAGCAGCCTGCCTGGAGACCCGCTGGCAGGGCGTGCTCAAGCGGGGCAGGGGATTCGATGGCCTGGATGCGGCCCAGCGCCACCGGCTGCGCATCGCCGCCAAGCGCCTGCGCTATACGGCGGATGTGCTGGGCAGCGCTTTCGCAGGCCAGCGGAAGTTCATGGATCGCCTGGCCAGCCTGCAGGAACATCTGGGAGCCCTGCAGGACAACGTGGTGGCCTCCCGAATGGTGAGCGGCCTCGGGACCCGTTCCCAGGCCATGCGCTTCGATGCGGGGCGATTGGTGGGCGTGCTGGCCGGTGAACGGGAAGGTCGGGGCCAGGGCGGCGGCAAGGCCTGGCGGGCATTGGCACGCTCCAGGCCCTTCTGGCACGCCAAGACGGGTAAAGCCGGGATCAGGCCAGGGAAGCGTTGA
- the ppk1 gene encoding polyphosphate kinase 1, translating to MSLPLPAPEHLINRELGILEFNRRVLAQAEDKNTPLLERLRFLCIFSSNMDEFFEIRVAGLKEQLRLNPGMKGPDGLTVRQAYGQVAQVAHGLVARQYELLNKSVLPMLEDEGIRFLRRTHWNETQAQWIRDYFFRELMPVLTPIGLDPAHPFPNVLNKSLNFAVELTGKDAFGRNSGGAVVQAPRSLPRVIQMPAAIAGCEYGFVFLSSILHAHVGELFAGMEVLGCYQFRVTRNSDLFVDDEENKNLREQLQGELPHRHFGDAVRLEVADNCSEDMTNFLLGQFSLEREDLYQVHGPVNLVRLMQVPDRVEKPDLKFPPFTQGTPAPLLKQPDIFKAISKGDILLHHPFQSFQPVTEFIRQAAEDPNVLAIRQTVYRTGTDSELMRHLIKAAQRQKEVTVVVELLARFDEEANINWAQKLEEAGAHVVYGVVGYKTHAKLALVVRREDGKLKRYCHLGTGNYHARTARLYTDFGLLTCNQELCQDVSDVFQQITGLGDAGVHSHLLQSPFTMHSSMVKAIQNEAERARAGEKAIIAAKMNALLEPRIIAALYDASQAGVQVDLVIRGVCALRPGIPGVSDNIRVRSVIGRFLEHHRIFYFWNGGQEDVYLASADWMDRNFFRRIETGFPLLDPRVKKRVINEGIKPYLKDNVLSWEMEPDGSFHKRARRGRGFDAQAHLLHLLGGKG from the coding sequence ATGAGCCTGCCCCTGCCCGCCCCCGAACACCTGATCAACCGCGAACTCGGCATCCTGGAATTCAACCGCCGGGTGCTGGCCCAGGCCGAGGACAAGAACACACCCCTGCTGGAGCGCCTGCGCTTCCTGTGCATCTTCTCCAGCAACATGGACGAGTTCTTCGAGATTCGCGTGGCGGGCCTGAAGGAGCAGCTGCGGCTCAACCCGGGCATGAAGGGGCCGGACGGCCTGACCGTGCGCCAGGCCTACGGGCAGGTGGCCCAGGTGGCCCATGGGCTGGTGGCGCGCCAGTACGAGCTGCTGAACAAGTCCGTGCTGCCCATGCTGGAGGACGAGGGCATCCGGTTCCTGCGCCGCACCCACTGGAACGAGACCCAGGCCCAGTGGATCCGGGACTACTTTTTCCGGGAACTGATGCCGGTGCTCACCCCCATCGGCCTGGACCCGGCCCACCCCTTTCCCAACGTGCTCAACAAGAGCCTGAACTTCGCGGTGGAACTAACCGGCAAGGATGCATTCGGCCGCAACTCCGGCGGCGCGGTGGTGCAGGCCCCCCGCAGCCTGCCCCGGGTCATCCAGATGCCCGCCGCCATCGCCGGCTGCGAATACGGCTTCGTGTTCCTGTCTTCCATCCTCCACGCCCACGTGGGGGAACTGTTCGCCGGCATGGAAGTACTGGGCTGCTATCAGTTTCGCGTCACGCGCAACTCCGACCTGTTCGTGGACGACGAAGAGAACAAGAACCTGCGGGAACAGCTCCAGGGGGAACTGCCCCACCGCCACTTCGGCGACGCCGTGCGCCTGGAGGTGGCGGACAACTGCTCCGAGGACATGACCAACTTCCTGCTGGGCCAGTTCAGCCTGGAACGGGAAGACCTTTACCAGGTCCACGGCCCCGTGAACCTGGTGCGTCTCATGCAGGTGCCGGACCGGGTGGAAAAGCCGGACCTGAAATTCCCCCCCTTCACCCAGGGCACGCCCGCGCCCCTGTTGAAGCAGCCGGACATCTTCAAGGCCATCAGCAAGGGCGACATCCTGTTGCACCACCCCTTCCAGAGCTTCCAGCCGGTGACGGAATTCATCCGCCAGGCGGCAGAAGACCCCAACGTGCTGGCCATCCGCCAGACCGTGTACCGCACCGGCACCGACTCTGAACTCATGCGCCACCTCATCAAGGCCGCCCAGCGCCAGAAGGAAGTGACGGTGGTGGTGGAACTGCTGGCCCGCTTCGACGAGGAGGCCAACATCAACTGGGCCCAGAAACTGGAGGAAGCCGGCGCCCACGTGGTTTACGGCGTGGTGGGCTACAAGACCCACGCCAAGCTGGCCCTGGTGGTGCGCCGGGAAGACGGAAAACTGAAACGTTACTGCCACCTGGGCACCGGCAATTACCACGCCCGCACCGCCCGCCTCTACACCGACTTCGGCCTGCTCACCTGCAACCAGGAACTCTGCCAGGACGTGAGCGACGTGTTCCAGCAGATCACCGGCCTGGGCGACGCGGGGGTCCATAGCCACCTGCTGCAATCTCCCTTCACCATGCATTCCAGCATGGTGAAGGCCATCCAGAACGAGGCGGAGCGGGCCCGGGCCGGGGAAAAGGCCATCATCGCCGCCAAGATGAATGCCTTGCTGGAACCCAGGATCATCGCCGCCCTGTACGACGCGTCCCAGGCCGGAGTGCAGGTCGACCTCGTCATCCGCGGCGTGTGTGCCCTGCGCCCGGGCATCCCCGGGGTGTCGGACAACATCCGCGTGCGTTCAGTCATCGGCCGCTTCCTGGAGCACCACCGCATCTTCTACTTCTGGAACGGCGGCCAGGAGGACGTGTACCTGGCCAGCGCCGACTGGATGGACCGCAACTTCTTCCGCCGCATCGAGACCGGCTTCCCCCTGCTGGACCCCAGGGTAAAGAAGCGGGTCATCAACGAGGGCATCAAGCCCTACCTGAAGGACAACGTGCTGAGCTGGGAGATGGAACCCGACGGCAGCTTCCACAAACGCGCCCGCCGGGGCCGGGGCTTCGATGCCCAGGCCCATCTGCTGCACCTGCTGGGGGGCAAAGGGTAG